From the Oryza glaberrima chromosome 5, OglaRS2, whole genome shotgun sequence genome, one window contains:
- the LOC127774322 gene encoding soluble inorganic pyrophosphatase-like, with protein sequence MSSENGENGHGAADEVVEPYQQTPRPGPKLNERILSSLSRRSVAAHPWHDLEIGPDAPAVFNVVVEITKGSKVKYELDKKTGLIKVDRILYSSVVYPHNYGFIPRTLCEDNDPMDVLVLMQEPVLPGSFLRARAIGLMPMIDQGEKDDKIIAVCADDPEYRHFNNLSELSPHRLQEIRRFFEDYKKNENKEVAVNDFLPAPTAREAIQYSMDLYAQYILQSLKR encoded by the exons ATGAGCAGCGAGAATGGAGAGAACGGacacggcgccgccgacgaggtggtGGAGCCGTATCAGCAGACGCCGCGGCCCGGGCCGAAGCTGAACGAGAGGATCCTCTCGTCGCTGTCGCGGAGGTCCGTCGCCGCGCACCCGTGGCACGACCTCGAGATCGGCCCTGATGCTCCCGCCGTGTTCAACGTC GTCGTGGAGATCACCAAGGGGAGCAAGGTGAAGTACGAGCTGGACAAGAAGACGGGGCTCATCAAG GTTGATCGGATTCTATACTCGTCCGTGGTCTACCCTCACAACTACGGTTTCATTCCGAGAACGCTTTGCGAGGACAACGACCCCATGGATGTCCTTGTCCTCATGCAG GAACCAGTTCTTCCTGGTTCATTCCTCCGAGCCAGGGCCATTGGTCTCATGCCTATGATTGACCAG GGAGAGAAGGACGACAAGATCATAGCTGTCTGCGCCGATGATCCTGAGTACCGCCATTTCAATAATCTCAGcgagctttctcctcatcgCCTTCAGGAAATCCGGCGCTTCTTTGAAGACT ACAAGAAGAATGAGAACAAGGAGGTTGCTGTCAATGACTTCTTGCCTGCTCCGACAGCTCGTGAAGCAATCCAGTACTCTAT GGATCTGTACGCACAGTACATTCTGCAGAGCTTGAAGCGGTAG
- the LOC127774321 gene encoding fructose-1,6-bisphosphatase, cytosolic-like, which translates to MDHAAEAQRTDLMTITRHVLNEQGRHPESRGDFTILLSHIVLGCKFVASAVNKAGLAKLIGLAGDTNVQGEEQKKLDVLSNEVFVKALVSSGRTCVLVSEENEEAIIVDAPLRGKYCVCFDPLDGSSNIDCGVSIGTIFGIYMIKDKDNVTLDDVLQPGTDMLAAGYCMYGSSCTLVLSTGNGVNGFTLDPSLGEFILTHPNIKIPNRGKIYSVNEGNAKNWDAPTAKFVEKCKFPQDGSPSKSLRYIGSMVADVHRTLLYGGIFLYPADQKSPNGKLRVLYEVFPMSFLMEQAGGQAFTGKQRALELVPRKIHDRSPIFLGSYDDVEDIKALYASESIIG; encoded by the exons atggATCACGCGGCGGAGGCGCAGAGGACGGACCTGATGACGATCACGCGGCACGTGCTGAACGAGCAGGGCCGGCACCCGGAGTCGCGGGGGGACTTCACCATCCTACTCTCCCACATCGTCCTCGGCTGCAAGttcgtcgcctccgccgtcaaCAAGGCCGGCCTCGCCAAGCTCatcggcctcgccggcgacacCAACGTCCAG GGTGAGGAGCAGAAGAAGCTTGACGTGCTCTCCAACGAAGTCTTCGTCAAGGCGCTCGTCAGCAGCGGCCGCACG TGTGTTCTTGTGTCTGAAGAGAACGAGGAGGCCATTATCGTCGACGCTCCCCTCCGCGGAAA GTATTGCGTTTGTTTTGATCCACTGGATGGCTCCTCAAATATCGATTGTGGTGTCTCCATCGGGACG ATCTTTGGGATTTACATGATTAAAGACAAGGACAACGTGACTTTGGACGATGTACTGCAACCTGGAACAGACATGCTTGCTGCTGGCTACTGCATGTACGGGAGTTCATGCACG CTTGTGTTGAGCACTGGAAATGGAGTAAACGGTTTCACCCTTGATCCTTCCCTTGGGGAGTTCATTCTGACTCATCCAAACATCAAG ATACCAAATAGAGGAAAGATCTATTCAGTGAACGAAGGGAATGCGAAAAATTGGGATGCTCCTACAGCGAA GTTTGTGGAGAAATGTAAATTTCCCCAGGATGGTTCGCCTTCTAAATCCTTGAGATACATCGGAAG TATGGTTGCTGATGTCCACCGTACTTTGCTATATGGAGGCATATTTTTGTACCCTGCGGATCAGAAGAGCCCAAACGGAAAACTTCG TGTTCTGTACGAAGTGTTCCCAATGTCATTCTTGATGGAGCAAGCTGGAGGACAAGCTTTCACAGGCAAACAACGG GCCCTTGAACTTGTTCCCAGAAAGATTCATGATAGATCTCCAATATTCCTGGGGAGCTATGATGACGTGGAGGATATCAAAGCATTGTACGCTTCAGAGTCTATCATCGGTTGA